A window of the Proteus terrae subsp. cibarius genome harbors these coding sequences:
- a CDS encoding LutC/YkgG family protein produces MLNEQNRNEFLQTIAEKLGRPIAHKPQPQPTPINDLAKTRLTNLTQDELCKEFTDFAQTQMVKCVVTKPDEVINSLIELCESYDCKGSVVISGDERLDALGVTKAVSEKYETYIWDPALGRENIVYAERSQIGIVYAEAGLTESGGIVLFSSPEKGRAVSLLPETSIVILRKSDILPRVAQIAERLHKMAQEGVRMPSCINLIGGASSTADIELIKVWGVHGPVHAAYLIIEDC; encoded by the coding sequence ATGTTAAACGAACAAAACCGTAATGAATTTCTGCAAACTATTGCTGAAAAATTAGGGCGCCCTATTGCGCATAAGCCACAGCCACAACCTACACCGATTAATGATTTAGCGAAAACTCGCTTAACTAATTTGACTCAAGATGAACTATGCAAAGAGTTTACTGACTTTGCACAGACTCAAATGGTGAAATGTGTTGTTACTAAACCTGATGAAGTTATTAATAGCCTAATTGAACTCTGTGAAAGTTATGATTGTAAAGGCTCGGTGGTAATAAGTGGGGATGAGCGTTTAGATGCACTAGGAGTCACAAAAGCGGTTAGCGAAAAATACGAAACCTACATTTGGGATCCAGCTCTCGGACGCGAAAACATTGTTTATGCTGAACGCTCGCAAATCGGGATTGTTTATGCTGAAGCGGGTTTAACGGAGTCTGGTGGGATTGTTTTATTTTCGTCCCCAGAAAAAGGGCGTGCCGTTAGTTTATTACCTGAAACCTCAATTGTTATCCTACGTAAAAGCGATATTTTACCCCGCGTGGCACAAATTGCTGAGCGTCTACATAAGATGGCGCAAGAAGGCGTGAGAATGCCGTCTTGTATCAATTTAATTGGTGGTGCAAGTTCTACTGCAGACATTGAATTGATTAAAGTATGGGGGGTTCATGGCCCTGTTCATGCGGCTTATCTTATTATTGAAGATTGCTAA
- the umoC gene encoding lysozyme inhibitor LprI family protein, which translates to MKISLFLISCSLLTVSFFSSAQGKYDPLAKCYEVTANEPRTAVQACLLDELKLTEQQMNVIYDKSKSDLEDTDSVAAKSAIDALASSQQHFIQFRSAECQRQSALLMGGSGAGDVLLACEIKLNQWRAKILLNN; encoded by the coding sequence GTGAAGATAAGTTTATTTCTGATCTCTTGTAGCTTACTTACAGTTAGTTTTTTCTCTTCGGCACAAGGCAAATACGATCCTTTAGCAAAATGTTATGAAGTGACAGCAAACGAGCCGAGAACAGCGGTGCAGGCTTGTTTACTGGATGAATTAAAACTGACAGAGCAGCAAATGAATGTCATTTATGACAAAAGTAAGAGTGATCTTGAAGATACTGATTCTGTTGCTGCAAAAAGTGCCATTGATGCATTAGCCAGTTCTCAGCAGCATTTTATTCAATTTCGAAGTGCTGAATGTCAACGACAATCCGCATTATTAATGGGGGGATCAGGGGCTGGAGATGTTTTGTTAGCATGCGAAATAAAATTAAATCAATGGAGAGCAAAAATTTTATTGAATAATTAA
- a CDS encoding DMT family protein — protein MFYKFTPIILLIISNVFMTFAWYGHLKYGNKPLIVVIILSWLIAFVEYCFAVPANRIGHNYYSAAELKTIQEVITLTIFAIFSVTYLGENFTLNHFIGFLLIGAGALFIFKGPF, from the coding sequence ATGTTCTACAAATTTACGCCTATTATTCTTCTAATTATTTCCAACGTTTTCATGACGTTCGCTTGGTATGGCCATCTAAAATATGGCAATAAACCTCTTATTGTTGTCATTATTTTAAGCTGGTTGATTGCATTTGTTGAATATTGTTTTGCTGTACCCGCAAATCGTATTGGTCATAATTACTACAGCGCGGCAGAATTAAAAACCATACAAGAAGTGATCACATTAACTATTTTCGCTATTTTTTCGGTCACTTACTTGGGAGAAAACTTCACCTTAAATCATTTTATTGGTTTTCTTTTAATTGGTGCTGGTGCCTTATTTATTTTTAAAGGCCCCTTTTAG